The Astatotilapia calliptera chromosome 2, fAstCal1.2, whole genome shotgun sequence genome includes a window with the following:
- the LOC113007141 gene encoding uncharacterized protein LOC113007141 → MEKYFKPVQSPAELDELKPRKIHHHRHHHLHHSQDTQSHRYSKFDDTDRNTDDSRGQPRHHQHSHYLHESPRHDAHYRRQFHHSEEDEIIYDHDTPVTLSRASSSSLSSSSSSSWYTESSANDPFTLSHAERPQHSLSCSNIPDVRIGFREDECSEPIVFATVKHSKKGKLLHESSQQRGNTGFSALDRGHSRSDEAFFQSNDSGGREQSKQNNYGPLYKSASLNRCLAFSEENILLGVSGAPKRAVSSNQLPSKGILKKKETDTDIRKTKSMEVLSPRVAKEQRPGQKGKEITQANTEQARANFLQEKLQFSAFLDEITKSVISPSYLTSLGVNNNKTPAKTSASAPTSNPVKPQLPPKKTRKAPEEKTGQHPKLASRQEKAPFSSSRKHSDCSNPDKLISCAMRNHHGSPPPRHHPHSASQSPQHGSNRKDRRPTSGDRFGRGGPHLTDETSTSPETSQSKQLHHHHHHHQKQQHSQHPHNQHFHQQSYLDSGHQEPSNSPPTSAQGAEAGVGSESSSTKSDSSRARDTASTATSHSSDQSGRHQPQHAGHSQQHRDVLCEADHLQALQEENADLHQNLLQTVVCIESLEAELQRTRDELSHVKEKYKSLLQTHTGTKQANNLLGEHLHIASESLSSERKYLLNRVSNLSSELEDAHRTIAALENINVPCLIKELLEKHFDSAEAVQKFLTTSAANSHSATSQQTDGQPHPPKADKAAHDWLTKPEAGPQRVTAFTPFKQSVTATGNECGLSGQHEPSHSLPFSVAEISTAIYKKMAASYAARPQPIYPQSQQQSSLATNHADTLPDLRQGHVASDNWAGKEELKVTLLEQDTDDVNSVSAQQILDDFMQHLQLHKEAGERKEQQSGQKCRAEVTE, encoded by the exons ACAGTGAAGAGGATGAGATCATTTACGACCATGACACCCCTGTAACTCTCTCAAGggcttcctcttcttccctctcatcctcatcctcttcctcctggtACACAGAGTCAAGCGCAAATGATCCTTTCACTCTTTCCCATGCTGAGCGCCCACAGCATTCTCTGTCCTGCTCCAATATCCCAGATGTGCGCATAGGTTTCCGGGAAGATGAATGCAGTGAGCCCATTGTCTTCGCTACCgtcaaacacagcaaaaaaggcAAGCTGCTTCATGAAAgctcacagcaaagagggaacACTGGCTTTTCTGCTCTTGACAGAGGTCACAGTCGAAGCGATGAAGCCTTTTTTCAGAGTAATGATAGTGGTGGAAGAGAACAATCTAAGCAAAATAACTATGGGCCTTTGTATAAGTCAGCTAGTTTGAACCGATGTCTGGCTTTCAGTGAGGAAAACATTCTTTTAGGGGTCTCCGGTGCCCCCAAGAGAGCAGTATCTTCAAACCAGCTACCCAGCAAAGGGATCCTCAAGAAGAAGGAGACTGATACTGACATTCGTAAGACTAAATCAATGGAGGTGTTGTCCCCAAGAGTTGCTAAAGAACAACGTCCTGGGCAGAAGGGTAAAGAAATTACTCAAGCTAATACAGAGCAAGCCAGGGCCAATTTTCTGCAGGAGAAATTACAGTTCTCTGCATTTCTAGATGAGATTACAAAGAGCGTTATAAGTCCATCGTATCTCACCAGCTTgggtgttaataataataaaactccTGCAAAAACATCTGCCTCAGCCCCCACATCTAACCCAGTTAAGCCTCAGCTCCcaccaaaaaaaaccagaaaagCCCCAGAGGAGAAGACGGGTCAGCATCCCAAACTGGCCAGCAGACAGGAGAAAGCACCTTTTAGTAGTTCTCGAAAACACTCAGACTGCTCCAATCCTGACAAACTGATTTCATGTGCCATGAGGAACCACCACGGTAGCCCACCGCCTCGTCACCACCCGCACTCTGCCAGCCAAAGCCCACAGCACGGAAGCAACCGTAAGGACAGGAGGCCTACATCAGGAGACAGATTTGGCAGAGGTGGCCCTCACCTCACCGATGAAACTAGCACCAGCCCTGAAACCAGTCAGTCCAAAcaactccaccaccaccaccaccaccaccaaaaacagcagcataGCCAGCATCCACATAACCAGCACTTCCACCAACAGTCCTATCTAGACTCTGGTCACCAAGAACCGAGCAACTCGCCTCCAACTTCAGCCCAAGGTGCAGAGGCAGGGGTCGGATCTGAGTCTTCATCCACAAAATCAGATTCATCCAGGGCCAGGGACACAGCCTCCACAGCTACCAGCCACAGCTCAGATCAGAGTGGTCGACATCAGCCACAACATGCTGGGCACTCTCAGCAGCACAGG GATGTGCTGTGTGAGGCTGACCATCTTCA GGCACTGCAGGAGGAGAATGCCGATCTCCACCAGAACTTGCTGCAGACAGTGGTTTGCATTGAGAGCTTGgaggcagagctgcagaggaCCAGAGACGAGCTCAGTCATGTCAAGGAGAAATACAAAAG CCTTCTGCAAACACATACTGGGACCAAGCAGGCCAATAACTTGCTGGGGGAGCACCTGCACATAGCG TCCGAGAGCTTGAGCAGTGAAAGGAAGTACTTGCTTAATCGTGTGTCCAACCTGAGCTCAGAGCTGGAAGACGCCCACAGGACCATTGCAGCCCTGGAGAACATTAAT gTGCCATGCTTGATAAAGGAACTACTGGAGAAGCATTTTGATTCCGCTGAGGCTGTACAGAAGTTTCTCACAACCTCTGCTGCAAACAGCCATTCTGCCACCTCTCAGCAAACAGATGGCCAGCCACACCCTCCTAAAGCAGACAAAGCAGCACATGATTGGCTGACTAAACCAGAGGCAGGTCCACAGAGGGTCACAGCTTTCACACCCTTTAAACAGAGTGTAACAGCAACAGGAAATGAGTGCGGCCTCTCGGGTCAGCATGAGCCGAGCCACAGCCTGCCTTTCTCTGTGGCTGAGATCAGCACTGCTATCTATAAGAAAATGGCTGCCAGTTATGCTGCCAGGCCACAGCCTATCTACCCCCAAAGCCAACAGCAGTCCTCTTTGGCCACTAATCATGCTGACACCCTTCCAGACCTCAGGCAGGGCCATGTAGCTAGTGATAACTGGGCCGGGAAGGAAGAGTTAAAGGTAACTCTTTTGGAGCAGGACACTGATGATGTGAACTCTGTGTCAGCCCAGCAGATCCTGGATGATTTCATGCAGCACCTGCAGTTACACAAGGAGGCTGGTGAAAGGAAGGAGCAACAGAGTGGGCAGAAGTGTAGGGCAGAAGTAACAGAGTGA